DNA sequence from the Amycolatopsis sp. Hca4 genome:
GCCGATCACCGCGCCGCCGAGGGAGAACCGGCCGCCGGTCAGCTGGGTGCCGCCGACGACGACGGCGAGGATCGCGTCGAGCTCGATGAACAGCCCGGCGTGGTTGGCGTCGGCGCTGTGCACGTTCGCGCTGATCATCAGCCCGGCGATGCCCGCGCAGAGCGCGCAGAAGACGTAGACGAGCCAGGTCAGCCGCGCCGAGCGGAGCCCGGCCAGGCGGCTGGCTTCGGGGTTGCCGCCGACGGCCTCGACGAGCAGGCCGAGCGCGGAGCGCCGGACGAGCACCGACGCCAGCACGAACACGGCCAGCGCGATGAGGATGGCGCTGGGCAGGGTGAACAGGAACCCGCTGCCGATCCACTCGAACGAGTGAGAGTTGACGGTGATGATCTGCCCGCCGCTGATCAGCTGCGCGATGCCCCGGCCGGCGACCATGAGGATCAGCGTCGCGATGATCGGCTGGATGCCCAGCGCCGCGACCAGCCAGCCGTTCCACACCCCGAGCACCAGCGAGAGGCCGAGTGCCAGTCCGAACGCGACCAGCGTCGTGCCCGCGCCGTCCGGGTTGTCGCTGATCCACAGGCAGGCGAGCGAGCCGCTGATCGCCACCACCGCGCCGACCGAGAGGTCGATGCCGCGGGTGGCGATCACCAGCGTCATGCCGATCGCGATGAGGATCAGCGGCGCGCCGTTCTTCAGGATGTCGACGAGGTTCCCGTAGAGGTGCCCGTCGCGCAGCTCGATCTTGAAGAAGGACGGGCTCGCGATCAGGTCACCCAGCAGCAGCACCAGCAGGGCCACCACGGGCCAGAAGAGCCGGTGTTTCGTCAAGCGGGTCATGCCTGCACCCCCTCGGCCATCGTGGCCATGATGTCGTCCGCGGTGAGCGCCTGGTTTTCCCGCTCCGCCACGACCTTGCGGTCCCGCAGCACCACGACCCGGTGGCTCAGCCGCAGGACCTCTTCGAGTTCGGCGGAGATGTACACGACGGCCATGCCGTCACCCGAGAGCTGGGTGACCAGCCGCTGGATCTCCGTCTTGGCGCCGATGTCGATGCCGCGGGTGGGCTCGTCGAGGATCAGCAGCCGCGGTTCGGTGATGAGCCAGCGGGCCAGCAGCACCTTCTGCTGGTTGCCGCCGGAGAGGTTGCCCACCAGGGCTTCCGGGTTGGCGGGCCGGATGTCGAGTGCCTTGATGTACTTCTCGGCGATTTCGTCCTGGCGGCGGCGCGACAGCGGCCGTGCCCAGCCGCGGGAGGCCTGCAGCGCCAGCACGATGTTCTCGCGGACGGTCAGTTCCTCGACCAGGCCTTCGGCCTTGCGGTTCTCCGAGAGGAACGCGATCTTGTGGTCGAGCCCGGCCCGCGGGGTCCGCAGCGAAGTCGTCGCGCCGTCGACCTGCACCGAGCCGCTGTCGGCGTGGTCGGCGCCGAAGAGCAGCCGGGCGAGTTCGGTGCGGCCGGAGCCGAGGAGGCCGGCCAGCCCGACCACCTCGCCCTGGTGGATGGCGAGGTCGAACGGCTCGACGCCACCCTTGCGGCCGAGGCCTTCGGCGGCCAGCAGCACGGGAGCGCCGGCCACTTCGGCGCGGCTGGGGCCGGAGTCCTCCAGGTCCTCGAGGACCTGGAGCTCCTTGCCGATCATCCGGGTGACCAGCTCGACCGGGGTGATGTCGACGGTCTTGTACTCGCCGATGAGCTTTCCGTTGCGCAGCACGGTCATCCGGTCGGCGATGGCGAAGACCTGGTCGATGAAGTGGGAGACGAACAGGATCGCCATCCCGCTCTCGCGCAGGGACCGGACGACCTTCAGCAGCTGCTCGACCTCGCCGGTGTCCAAACTGGACGTCGGTTCGTCGAGGACGAGCACCCGCGCGTCGACGTCGAGCGCGCGGGCGATCGCCACCAGCTGCTGCACCGCGATGGAGCAGGTGGACAGCTCGGCCGAGACGTCGACGTGGACGTCCAGCCGGGCCAGCAGTTCCTCGGCCCGCCGCCGCATCGGGCCCCACTGGATGCGGCCGAAGCGGCGGGGTTCCCGGCCGAGGCAGACGTTTTCCGCCACCGACAGGTTCGGGCAGAGGTTGACTTCCTGGTAGACCGTGCTGATGCCGGCCTGCTGGGCCTCGCCGGGCCCGCCGAAGGAGACGGCGGTCCCGGCGAGGGTGATGGTGCCCGCGTCCACGCCGTAGACCCCGGTCAGCACCTTGATCAGGGTGGACTTGCCGGCGCCGTTCTCCCCCATCAGCGCGTGGACCTCGCCCGGGAACAGGCGGAAGTCGACGCCGTCGAGGGCGAGGACGCCGGGGAACTCCTTGCGGATCCCGGTCATGGTCAGGATTTCGGTGGACACGGGGACCTCTCAGTACTGCCGCTGCGGCAGCGCGGCCTTGGCCGACGCCTGGTCGAACTCGGTCTCCTGGGTCTCGATGCGGGCGGGCACCTGCTCGCCGGCGGCGACCTTCTTGACCAGGTCCATCAGCTGCGGGCCGAGCAGCGGGTTGCATTCGACGACGTGGTTGATCTTGCCGTCGGCCAGCGCCGTCAGCGCGTCCTTCACGCCGTCGACCGAGACGATCTTGATGTCCTTGCCCGGGACCTTGCCGGCGGCTTCGATGGCCTCGATGGCGCCGAGGGCCATGTCGTCGTTGTGGGCGTAGAGGACGTCGATCTTCGGCTGGGACTTCAGGAAGGCCTCCATGACCTCCTTGCCCTTGGCGCGGGTGAACTCACCGGTCTGCGACGCGACGATCTTGTACTTCGGGTCCGCCGCGATGACGTCCGCGAAGCCCTTCTTGCGGTCGTTGGCCGGCGCCGAGCCGGTGGTGCCCTGCAGCTCGACGATGTTGACCTGGCCGGTGGCGCTGCCGAACTCCTTGGTCAGCCACTCCCCCGCCTTCTTGCCCTCGGCGATGAAGTCGGAGCCGAGGAAGGTCTTGTAGAGCGACTTGTCCGGCGAGTCGATCGCGCGGTCGGTCAGGATGACCGGGATGTTGGCGTTCTTCGCCTCCTTGAGGACGGTGTCCCAGCCGGACTCGACGACCGGCGAGAAGGCGATGACCTTGACCTTCTGCTGGATGTACGAGCGGATCGCGGAGATCTGGTTCTCCTGCTTCTGCTGCGCGTCGGAGAACTTCAGCTCGATCCCGGCGGTCTTCGCCGATTCCTGGATGGACTTGGTGTTCGCCGTCCGCCAGCCGCTCTCGGCGCCGACCTGGGCGAAGCCGAGCGTGATCGCCCCGCCCGAACCGCCGGACGAACCGCCACTCCCGCAGGCGGTGAGCAGCACGAGTCCGGCCGCCGCGGCCGCCGCGGCGGCCCATCGCTTCTTCAGCACGTTCACTCCTCGATCGACGGTGATCTGTGGGAAAACCTGTGTGGGGGAACTCGGTGGAGCAATTGCGTGGAACAAATTGCGTGTTAGCGCTAACAATCCCTCGGGACCGCAGGGTCCGCGCCGGCCGCCGCGCTACCGCGGTCCGGTGCTCTCGCGCACGATCAACTCGGGGACGACCAGGGCGCGCGCGCGCCGGTCGCCTCCGTCCATCCGCCCGGCCAGCAGGCCGAACGTACGCCGTCCGACTTCGATGAAGTCCTGGCGCACCGTCGTCAGCGGCGGCGTGAAGTACGCCGCCTCGGGGACGTCGTCGAAGCCCGCCACGCGCACGTCCCGCGGCACCGAGATGCCCGCTTCGGCGAAGGCGCGCAGCAGGCCCAGTGCCATCTGGTCGTTGCCGGCGAAGACGGCGTCCAGATCCTTTTCCCCGGCGAGGGATCGCCCCGCCTCGTACCCCGACCGCGAACTCCAGTCGCCGCGGATCACCCGCGGGGCCCCGACGCCGTGGCGTTCCAGGGTTTCCCGCCAGCCGAGCTCGCGGTCGCGGGCTTCCAGCCAGTCTTCCGGCCCGGCGATGTGCCACACCGTGCGGTGGCCCAGCGCCAGCAGGTGCTCGGTGGCGCGGCGGGCGCCGTCGCGCTGGTCGACGGAGATGACCGGCACCGGTGCCGCCTCCCCGCCGCCGACCGCGACGACCGGGAAGTCCGCGGGCGCGGCTTCCAGCGCCCGCCCCGCGCTGACGTGCGGCGCGATCACGATGACGCCCTCGACCGCCTGGCGGCGCAGGTTCTCCACCGCGTCGGCGATCGACGACCGGCCGGGGCGGCTGACGCTCGAGATCGTGATCGCGTACCCGGCTTCCCGGGCGGCGTTCTCGATGCCGTACAGCGTGCTGGCCGGACCGTACAGATTGGACTCGAGTGCGACGACGCCGAGCGTGCCGGTCCGCCCGGTGACCAGCGCGCGGGCCGCGGAATTGGGCCGGTAGCCCAGTTCTTCGATGGCCGCGAGCACCCGGGCCCGGGTCTCGGGGCGCACCGGACCGGTCCCGTTGATCACCCGGGACACGGTCATGTGGGACACGCCGGCCACGCCCGCGACGTCGGTCAGGCTGGGCTGCCGCGTCCCGGCCGAAGTGGCCTTCAGGGGGCCGCCGGAGCGGGGTCGTTCGGCCACCGGCGTCCCCTTTCGTCCGCGTCGACATGGTCGGCATCACCTGTTCCGGTGACGACGAGGAGTTAGTGTTAGCGATAACACCCACGGGGTCAACCCCGGGCCGCGTAACGGTCTAGTCACATGGTCTTCACATCGGCCCGACGACGAATTCGACGGCCCGACCTGCGCGGAGCGTCGTCCGAAATTCACCGCCCGTCAGCACGGCCCGGTGTTCAACGGCATGTTCGCCGCTCACCCGGGCCGTCTACCACACGCTTCGGCCGGCTCCCCCACACGGGTCAGAACGCGATCGTGGCGGCGACGGGCAGGTGGTCGCTGCCGGTCGCGGGCAGCGTCCAGGCCGCCACCGGCCGCACGCCGCCGACGAAGATCTGGTCGATGCGGGCCAGGGGCAGCCCGGCCGGCCAGCTGAAGCCGAAGCCGTCGCCGGCCACGTCCTGCGCGGCTCGCAGCCTGCCGGTGATCGGCGCGAGCGCACGATCGTCCGCCGTGCCGTTGAAATCGCCGACGAGCACGGTCCGCGGCGCGGATTCCGCGGCGACGGCGTCGGCGAGCAGCCGCATCGCCGCGTCGCGGCCGTTCGCGGTGAACCCCGCGTCGAGCCGCACGCGGACCGACGGCAGGTGCGCGACGAACACCACCACCGACCCCTTCGGAGTGTCCACTGTGGTCTGCAGCGCGCGAGTCCACGGCATGATCGCCACCGGCCGGGTGTCCCGCAGCGGGAAGCTGCTCCAGACTCCGACCGTGCCCTCGACCTCGTGGTACGGGTAGGCCGCGGCGAGGGCGTCCGCGTACTTCGGCACCTCGGACCTCTTCAGCTCCTCGAGCGCGATCACCTGCGCACCCGAAGCGGCCAGGGCCCGCGCGGTGCCCGCGGGGTCCGGGTTCTCGTCGTTGACGTTGTGCGAGACGATCGTGAGGTCCCCGCCGGGCTCGCGCCGGTCGAACAGCCGGCTGCCGAACATCCCGCCCCAGGCCAGTGCGGGCAGCAGGAGGACGACGAGGGCGAGCGCCGAGCGGCGGACCAGCGCCGCGGCCAGCAGCGGCAGGACGAGCAGACCGGTCCAGGGCAGGAACGTCTCCAGCAGGCTGCCGGCGTTGCCCGGCCAGTTGGGCACCAGCGGGTGCGCGAGGAGCAGCAGGGCCGTCAGGACGGCGAAGGCGGCGATGACCCGCCCGCGGCGCCAGGTCCCGGCCCACCGGCGCGGCCCGGCCGGGACCACCGGCAGCTCGGTCGTGGCCGTCATCGGGTGGCCGCCGGCAGCTCACGCCGGATCGCGGCGATGAGCTTCGCGCTGTTCTCGAGCGCGGCCCGCAGCCCGGCGGACGGCGTCCCACCCGGGCTCTGGTGGAGGACGACGCCGAGGATCAGGGCCCCGTTGCCCGCCTGGGCGGCCCACATCAGGGCCCCGCCGGCGGCGGTCGACGAGCCGGTCTTCAACCCGATCACGCCGTCGCGGCCGAGCAGGGTGTTCGTGTTGACGACCGCACCCGGGACACCGTCGATCCGCAGGCTCGGGGTGGCGACGATCGCGCGGACGACGGGGTTCTTCATCACCTCGCGGGCCAGCCGCAGCTGGTCGGTGGCGGTGCTGGTGGTCGAGTCCTCGACCCCGCTGGCGCCGGTGTAGGTCGTGCTGGTCATGCCCAGCGCCGCGGCCTCGCGGTTCATCTTCGCGACGAAGGCCTCCTGGCTGCCCGCGTCCCACCGGGCGAGCAGCCGGGCGACGTTGTTCCCCGAGGGGACGAGCATCAGGGCGAGCAGGTCCCGCTCGCTCAGCCGCCGTCCCGCCCGCACCGGCGCGCTCGACTCCTCGGCCGAGGTGGACTCGGCTTCGGCCTGCTGGTCGACGGTGATTTCGGGACCGGACTCCCCGGGCCCGAGCGGGTGGTCCTTGAGCACGACGTAGGCGGTCATCACCTTCGTGACGCTGGCGATCGGCACCGGCCGCTGCTCACCGCGGCTGCCGAGCGACCCGAGGTTCTGGACCTCGGCGCTGGCTTGCCCCTCCGCGGGCCACGGCAGCGGGAGGTCGACGGCGGGCCGTCCGGCCAGCGCCCGCCCGGCGATCTCGGGCGGGAAGACCACCCAGCAGGCGGCGGCGAGCCCCACGGCCACCGCGGCGGCAACCCCCGCGGTGACGGGCGGGATGCGGGTACGGGCCATCGGTCTCCTCCGGGTGACGGGTGCGCTCGGTGCCGCGCACTCCGGTCACTCTGTCCGGAGAAGATCGCCGGTTCGTCGGGGGTGTTCGACAGGTGTGAACCAGAAATGTCCCGATCCTGTACCAAGCCCGCCCGCCGCCGCGGGCCGGGTCAGGTCCTCGAGCGCTGGATGCAGTCGAGGCCGACGCCGAGTGAGGTGAGGACGTACTGGCAGATGTGCGACGAGTGCGCCTCGTCGGTCTGCGTGCAGGCGACCGGCACGCCGAGCAGGTCCACCGAGCAGTACGCGTAGAACTGCGTCGAGCTGCCCGGCACCTGGTCTGCCGACGCCGGCGCGGCCGCGGCGACCACCGCGGAAACCGTGAGTGCCGCGGCCGTGGCCCAAGAAGCGATCCGGGTGTTCATCGTGTTCTCCTTCCGCGGAGCTTTCCCCTGCGTGTCAAGGGGTTCACCGGGGAGAATGCCCTCGCCGCGCCGGCTTCAGCGGTCGATCACCGGAAAGTGTCACGCCCACCGCGTTCACGGATGTGACCACAATTCACCCCGTTGACGCGCCTGGGGGCGGTGACCTATAAAGGGGAACGTCCGGGTGTTCGCCGCACACCTCCGCAGTTCCGCTTTCCGGAGGTCATCGGTGTCCCCACGTTCGCTGTCCCGCAGCGCCGTTTTCCGCTGCGCTGTCGGTGTTCCCGCCACGATCGCCGTCGTCGTCGCCCTCGGCGGCCCGGCCCGGGCCGCGGGGCCTGCCCGGTTCGTCGACGTCGCCACGGCCGCCCAGCTCCGGACCGCACTGGCCGGCGCCGTCCCCGGGCAGGCGATCCGGCTCGCGGCCGGCACCTACCGCGGTTCGTTCGTCACCACGAAACCCGGCACGGCGGCCGAGCCGATCACCCTGTCCGGCCCGGCGGACGCCGTGCTGATCAACGACGGGCCCGCCGGCGAGGCGCCCGGCTGCCCGGTACCGACGGCAGGCTGGGACTCCGGCTACGGGCTGTGGCTCTCCGGTGCGCCGTACTGGACCCTGCGCGGGTTCACCGTGCAGGAGTCCAAGAAGGGCATCGTGGTGGACGCGTCCCCGCACACCACGATCGACGGTGTCACCGTGCACCACATCGACGAGGAGGCCGTGCACTTCCGCCGCTCGTCGGCCGACAGCGTGCTGGAGAACTCCACGATCACCCACACCGGCCTCGTGCAGCCCGGCTACGGCGAAGGCGTGTACCTCGGCTCGGCCGGCTCGAACTGGGGCTGCCACGGCAACTCCGGCGGCGCCGACCGCGGCGACCGGATCCAGGTGCTCGGCAACCACATCGGCCCGTTCATCGCGGCCGAGCCGATCGACGTCAAGGAGGGCACGTCCGGCGGCCTCATCCGCGGCAACACCTTCGACGGCCGCGGGATCACCGGCGAGAACTCGGCGGACTCCTGGATCGACGTCAAGGGCACCGGCTACACGATCGAAGGCAACACGGGCACCTTCGCCCCGCCCGGCACGTTCGCCAACGGCTACGAGAACCACAACCCGAGCACGAACCCCTCGTTCCCCAACGGCTGCGGGAACGTCTGGCGCGCCAACCGGTCCGACCTCGGCGGCGTGGGCGCCTACGCGATCAAGATCAGCTCGGTGTCGAAGTGCGCGGCGAACCCGAACGTCGTGTACGCCTCGAACACCGTCACGAACGCCCGCTCGGGGCTGACGAACATCCCGGTCACGCCGTGAGGGCTCAGGGCACGATCGCGTCGACGTAGCCGCCGTCGACGCGGACGGCCGCGCCGGTGGTCGCCGAGGCGAACGGGGAACTCAAGTACACCACCATGTGGGCGATCTCCTCCGGCTCGATCAGCCGCTGCAGGAGCGACTGCGGGCGGTGCTTCCTCATGAACTCGCGCTGGGCCTCGTCCCACGGCAGGTCCTTGTCCACCAGCTCGTACACGAAGTCCTCCACGCCGCCGGTGTGGGTCGGGCCGGCGATCACGGCGTTGACCGTGACGCCGGTTCCGGCCGCGTGCTTGGCGAACCCGCGGGACACGCCCAGCAGCGCCGTCTTCGACACTCCATAGTGGATCATCTCGGCCGGGATGACGATCGCGGAATCGCTGGCGATGTACTGGATCCGGCCCCAGCCGCGGTCGGTCATGCCCGGCAGGTAGGCGCGGGTGAGGCGGACCGCGGCCAGGACGTTGACCTCGAAGTAGTGCCGCCACTCGGCGTCGGTGATGTCGAGTGGCTCCTTGGGGCCGAAGATGCCGAGGTTGTTGACCAGGATGTCGGTGTCCGGCACCTCTTCGACCACCTGGGCCGCGCCCGCCTCCTCGGAGACGTCGCCCGGCGCCGGCAGGAACTCCGCGTCCGGCACCTGCTCGCGCAGCCGCGCGATGGCCTTGAGGACACCGGTCTCGCTGCGGCCGTTGATCGCGACCCGCGCGCCCGCCGCCGCCAGGCCCGCCGCGATCGCCGCGCCGATGCCCTGGGTGGAGCCGGTGACCAGCGCCGTCTTCCCGCTCAGGTCGACCCGCATGGTGAAAGCCCTCTCTCGCTCGCGTGCCTCCCCGGGCCGATTCAAGCACAGCTCGCCCGCGCCCACCGGCTGGAAAACCCGGTTGTCCTCCCCCGGCGCCGGCGTCACGATCTGCGCATGACGACGTATCGCACCCCGCTCCTGCCGACCGCCGCCGCGACCACCGCGCCGGTCCGGCAGCAGCCCGGCCGTCCGCGGGGGTCGATCGTTCCCGCGCCGTGAGCGCGGCGCTGCTCGCCGGCCTCGTCGCCGGCTACGGCATCGCGATCCCGGTCGGCGCCGTGGGGACGTACCTGGTCGCCCTCACCGCCCGCACGTCCCTGCGCACCGGCCTGGCCGCCGCACTCGGGGTCGCCACCGCCGACGGGGTGTACGCGCTGGTCGCCGTGCTCGGCGGCGCCGCGATCGCGGGCGTGATCGCCCCGGTCGCCGGGCCGCTGCGGCTGCTGTCGGCGGCCGTCCTGCTCGTGCTCGCG
Encoded proteins:
- a CDS encoding ABC transporter permease → MTRLTKHRLFWPVVALLVLLLGDLIASPSFFKIELRDGHLYGNLVDILKNGAPLILIAIGMTLVIATRGIDLSVGAVVAISGSLACLWISDNPDGAGTTLVAFGLALGLSLVLGVWNGWLVAALGIQPIIATLILMVAGRGIAQLISGGQIITVNSHSFEWIGSGFLFTLPSAILIALAVFVLASVLVRRSALGLLVEAVGGNPEASRLAGLRSARLTWLVYVFCALCAGIAGLMISANVHSADANHAGLFIELDAILAVVVGGTQLTGGRFSLGGAVIGALLIQTLTTTVYALGIPPESIMLFKAIVVLVVCLLQSPAFRRRFRRRGARPVAPAPTPAPEKVEVTA
- a CDS encoding sugar ABC transporter ATP-binding protein; translated protein: MTGIRKEFPGVLALDGVDFRLFPGEVHALMGENGAGKSTLIKVLTGVYGVDAGTITLAGTAVSFGGPGEAQQAGISTVYQEVNLCPNLSVAENVCLGREPRRFGRIQWGPMRRRAEELLARLDVHVDVSAELSTCSIAVQQLVAIARALDVDARVLVLDEPTSSLDTGEVEQLLKVVRSLRESGMAILFVSHFIDQVFAIADRMTVLRNGKLIGEYKTVDITPVELVTRMIGKELQVLEDLEDSGPSRAEVAGAPVLLAAEGLGRKGGVEPFDLAIHQGEVVGLAGLLGSGRTELARLLFGADHADSGSVQVDGATTSLRTPRAGLDHKIAFLSENRKAEGLVEELTVRENIVLALQASRGWARPLSRRRQDEIAEKYIKALDIRPANPEALVGNLSGGNQQKVLLARWLITEPRLLILDEPTRGIDIGAKTEIQRLVTQLSGDGMAVVYISAELEEVLRLSHRVVVLRDRKVVAERENQALTADDIMATMAEGVQA
- a CDS encoding ABC transporter substrate-binding protein, whose protein sequence is MNVLKKRWAAAAAAAAGLVLLTACGSGGSSGGSGGAITLGFAQVGAESGWRTANTKSIQESAKTAGIELKFSDAQQKQENQISAIRSYIQQKVKVIAFSPVVESGWDTVLKEAKNANIPVILTDRAIDSPDKSLYKTFLGSDFIAEGKKAGEWLTKEFGSATGQVNIVELQGTTGSAPANDRKKGFADVIAADPKYKIVASQTGEFTRAKGKEVMEAFLKSQPKIDVLYAHNDDMALGAIEAIEAAGKVPGKDIKIVSVDGVKDALTALADGKINHVVECNPLLGPQLMDLVKKVAAGEQVPARIETQETEFDQASAKAALPQRQY
- a CDS encoding LacI family DNA-binding transcriptional regulator, whose translation is MAERPRSGGPLKATSAGTRQPSLTDVAGVAGVSHMTVSRVINGTGPVRPETRARVLAAIEELGYRPNSAARALVTGRTGTLGVVALESNLYGPASTLYGIENAAREAGYAITISSVSRPGRSSIADAVENLRRQAVEGVIVIAPHVSAGRALEAAPADFPVVAVGGGEAAPVPVISVDQRDGARRATEHLLALGHRTVWHIAGPEDWLEARDRELGWRETLERHGVGAPRVIRGDWSSRSGYEAGRSLAGEKDLDAVFAGNDQMALGLLRAFAEAGISVPRDVRVAGFDDVPEAAYFTPPLTTVRQDFIEVGRRTFGLLAGRMDGGDRRARALVVPELIVRESTGPR
- a CDS encoding endonuclease/exonuclease/phosphatase family protein — its product is MTATTELPVVPAGPRRWAGTWRRGRVIAAFAVLTALLLLAHPLVPNWPGNAGSLLETFLPWTGLLVLPLLAAALVRRSALALVVLLLPALAWGGMFGSRLFDRREPGGDLTIVSHNVNDENPDPAGTARALAASGAQVIALEELKRSEVPKYADALAAAYPYHEVEGTVGVWSSFPLRDTRPVAIMPWTRALQTTVDTPKGSVVVFVAHLPSVRVRLDAGFTANGRDAAMRLLADAVAAESAPRTVLVGDFNGTADDRALAPITGRLRAAQDVAGDGFGFSWPAGLPLARIDQIFVGGVRPVAAWTLPATGSDHLPVAATIAF
- a CDS encoding D-alanyl-D-alanine carboxypeptidase family protein; protein product: MARTRIPPVTAGVAAAVAVGLAAACWVVFPPEIAGRALAGRPAVDLPLPWPAEGQASAEVQNLGSLGSRGEQRPVPIASVTKVMTAYVVLKDHPLGPGESGPEITVDQQAEAESTSAEESSAPVRAGRRLSERDLLALMLVPSGNNVARLLARWDAGSQEAFVAKMNREAAALGMTSTTYTGASGVEDSTTSTATDQLRLAREVMKNPVVRAIVATPSLRIDGVPGAVVNTNTLLGRDGVIGLKTGSSTAAGGALMWAAQAGNGALILGVVLHQSPGGTPSAGLRAALENSAKLIAAIRRELPAATR
- a CDS encoding right-handed parallel beta-helix repeat-containing protein → MSPRSLSRSAVFRCAVGVPATIAVVVALGGPARAAGPARFVDVATAAQLRTALAGAVPGQAIRLAAGTYRGSFVTTKPGTAAEPITLSGPADAVLINDGPAGEAPGCPVPTAGWDSGYGLWLSGAPYWTLRGFTVQESKKGIVVDASPHTTIDGVTVHHIDEEAVHFRRSSADSVLENSTITHTGLVQPGYGEGVYLGSAGSNWGCHGNSGGADRGDRIQVLGNHIGPFIAAEPIDVKEGTSGGLIRGNTFDGRGITGENSADSWIDVKGTGYTIEGNTGTFAPPGTFANGYENHNPSTNPSFPNGCGNVWRANRSDLGGVGAYAIKISSVSKCAANPNVVYASNTVTNARSGLTNIPVTP
- a CDS encoding SDR family NAD(P)-dependent oxidoreductase: MRVDLSGKTALVTGSTQGIGAAIAAGLAAAGARVAINGRSETGVLKAIARLREQVPDAEFLPAPGDVSEEAGAAQVVEEVPDTDILVNNLGIFGPKEPLDITDAEWRHYFEVNVLAAVRLTRAYLPGMTDRGWGRIQYIASDSAIVIPAEMIHYGVSKTALLGVSRGFAKHAAGTGVTVNAVIAGPTHTGGVEDFVYELVDKDLPWDEAQREFMRKHRPQSLLQRLIEPEEIAHMVVYLSSPFASATTGAAVRVDGGYVDAIVP